A window of Thermoproteus sp. genomic DNA:
GGCTTGTATTGACGTCTGCTTTCGAGCCATCTGGCGTACATTATCATGAACACGCCGGCGTTGTGCTCGCCTATCGCCTTCCTCAACGCCTCCTGTATCCCCTCGGGGTTCTTCACCGCGTATTCCTCAAAGGAGACCCCCAGCGTCTTCTTCATCCTTGTATTTACAACCGCCCTATAGGACCTCTCGAGGCTGTACCAGAATCTCAATAGCGACTCGGGTTTGTTTTGGCGCGACCTTATCCCATTAGTTATGGTTATCGCCATCATGATCTACGCTTTCCAAAAGACAATATATATCTTACGAAGCGCCGAGGGAACACATCCCACATATAAATCCTCTTTAGCGGCAAAATGTTGAACGTTCAATAAGATATATTATGGAGGACGGTCTGGCCTCCATGTCGGTGGCGAACTCCTTCGAGACCCTCAAGAGGCTGGAGGAGTTGTTCTACGGCTTGGCTGAAGCGCGTGACAGGTTGAGATCCGCGGGACTGCCGCATCCTGTGGTCGGCGCGTCTACGGGAACTATAAGGGCCAAGTTGGGCTTCATATCGATGCTCAAGAGGGGCGTGATTATGGACGTCACGAATGTGGAACAAGCACAGATAGCAGAAGAGGCGGGCGCCGTAGGCGTCATGGTTTTAGACAAGCTCCCCTACGACGTGAGGAAGTCAGGCGGGGTCGCCAGGACCGCCGACGTTAAGGTCATCGAGGAGATCATGTCGGCCATAACCATACCGGTCTCGGCGAAGGTCAGAATTGGCCACTTCTACGAGGCCTTGGTGTTGGAGCGCCTAGGCGTGGACCTCATAGACGAATCGGAGGTGTTGACGCCAGTCGACGAGAAGCACCACATAAACAAGTGGCTTTTCAAGGTGCCTTTCGTCAACGGCGCGAGAGAGCTCTGCGAGGCGTTGAGGCGCATATCGGAAGGCGCCTCCATGATACGCTCCAAGGGCGAGGCGGGGACGGGCAACGTGGCGGAGGCGGTGAAGCACTTCAAGGCGATTGCGAGCTCCATTAGGGACCTCGTGGCCCACAGACAAGACGAGGAGTACCTACGGGACTACGCCAGGCAGTGCCAAGTGCCGTTGGAGCTGGTCAAGCTCACGGCCGAGATGGGGAGGGTGCCCGTGGTGACCTTCGCGGCGGGCGGCATAGCTACTCCTGCAGACGCTGCCCTCATGATGTGGCTGGGAGCTGATGGCGTGTTCGTGGGCAGCGGGATCTTCAAGAGCCAGGACCCGCAGGAGAGAGCGAGGGCCATAGTGATAGCCACGGCCCATTGGGACGACCCCGACACGGTACTCGAAGCCCAGAGGATGGTCAGCGAGAAGTCGGCCATGTTGGGCATAGACGTCAAGGCCCTAAAGCCCGAAGAGCTCCTCCAGACTAGAGGGGTATGAAGATAGGCATATTAGCCCTACAGGGAGATGTGGAGGAACACGCCCAGGCCGCCCTCAAGGCCGCAGAGGAGCTGGGGGTATCCGCCCAAGTAGCCGAGGTGAAGGCGCCGCGGGACCTTTCGGCTCTAGACGCATTGATACTCACTGGCGGGGAGTCGACCACTATATCTCTCCTCACCTCCAGGGCCGGCCTTAAGGAGGCCGTCAGAGATGTGATCAACTCGGGCGTGCCGACCCTGGCGACGTGTGCCGGCATGATATATCTAGCTAAACGCATTAGAGGGGGGACGCCGCGCCAGACATCGCTGGAGGTGCTCGACGTAGAGGTGTTGAGGAACGCATTCGGCCGCCAGCGCGAGTCCTTTGAGGTCAAACTGACTGTGGACGGCTTCGGCGAGGTCGATGCCATATTCATCAGAGCCCCCGCGGTCACATCGGTATGGGGATCGGCGAGGTCTATAGCCTCGTTGACCCATAAATCTCTCGGCGAGGTCTCCGTAGCTGTTAGACAAAACAACGTGCTCGCCACGGCCTTCCACCCAGAGCTTTCAACTACGGCGTTCCATAAATGGCTGATTGTGGAGGCCAAGAGGTAGCTACCGCCTCCTCCCCAGCTCCTCCACTGCGTATTTCAGCGCGGCCGCGGCTTTAACTACGTCCTCCAGACGTATGGCTTCGTCTTCTGTGTGGGCTAGCCGCGGGTCGCCCGGGCCGAAGGCCGCCATATTTTTCGTCAAGGCTATAAGCAGATTGAAGTCAGAAGTGCCGTACTTCTTGCTGAGCTTCGGCTCCACGCCGGCCTTAAGGAGCCCCCTCACCAACGCCCTTGCTGCGGGGTTCGTGGGGTCGACTTCAGCCGGGTCCGTGCAGGTCAACAGCCGGGCGGGCAGGCCCCTTATTCTTTCCTCCAACTCGGCGCAGTTGTGGCCTAGAGGTATCCTGACGTCCACGACGGCCGTACACTCCACGGGGACCTTATTCGGCGCATCGCCGCAACGCACAATGGTGGGGGTCACGGTGAAGTCGGCGAAACGCTCGCCGTGGCCAACCCTCCTCTTAAGCTCCAAATAGGAGCCGTAGAGCTCCTCGAAGGGGTTGCCGTATATGGGGCTAGACGCATGTCCGCCCCTAGTGGATATCTTCAATTCCACCTTTCCCCCTCCCCTATAGGCGTAGGCCACATGGAGGTCGGTGGGCTCCCCGACATAGACGTAGTCGGGTCTCGGCGGTCCTCCCCTCAGTAGGGCCTCGGTACCCGCGCTGTCGTCCTCCTCGGCGGTGACGAGGGCTAACACTAAAGTGCCCGAGGGCTCTGCCGACCTGAAGGCCTCCAGATATGCCACGAGGGGGCCCTTATCGTCCACAGCTCCCCTGCCCCTAATCGTGCCGTCCTCCTCCCTCACTTCGAGCATTCCGACCACTGTATCCATATGGGCATGAAGCCAAACGACGGGCCCTCCCTTCCCCCTAACCGCTACGACATTCCCCGCCTCGTCGATCCACGCGTCGTCTGCACGCTCCTTCACGACCCCCAACAAAAACCTTGCGAGCTCCCCCTCGCTATGCGACGGGCTATATATAGACAGGGCCCTCAATAGCAACTCTTTGAGCTCCATAGCCGTATGGGCCCAGTATATAACATTGCCTACCGCCTAGAGCCCTAATGCCCTCAAGTCGGGGCCGTATAGGTTGAGGCAGTACTTATTTCCATACGCCCTAACGGGCCCCACCTCGCCGCCGACCCCCCGTTCGCGGAGGAGCCCGCCCAGCGCGGCCCTAAGGCCCTCTAGGAAGCCCCCGTCGGAGTGCCAGAGCTGGAGCTTACCGCCAACAGTCTTGCCGCCAACCTCCCGCCACAAGCCGTTATGGAACATTACGAACCTCCTATATCTACCGCCCTCCGCCCTATAGCCGAATACGTAGAGGCGCCTTTTGGGATCTGCGAGAGGCAACTCGACGCCGGGGGGCAACTGCGGCGCCTCGCCTCTACGAAGAGAGTCGTCGACTATAGACGCCAATAGCCCCCACATCCCCTCCCTCCCCAGCCTCACTCCGTCGGGCCTCAACTCGGCCGCGACGCCTCTTGCCTTCAAGGCGCGGTAGAGCGGCGCGCCGCCTTTGATCAACAAGAACTCGCTCCCCCTCAGCGGCTTGAACTCTATGCGGTGCTCCGCGCCTTTAAGCCTCACCACTATGAGGGGACCCTCGACCTTGGCGTCGGATATCGCCATGCCGATCGGGGCGCCCCTCTCCTCAAAGGGGCGGAGACCGGAGGGCGATAACACGATATAATATAGATCCTTGCCGCTAAGTCCCGCCGCCTCAGCCACCTCGACCTCTACGCCTAAGGCCTCGTAGGCCTCCAGTAGCCTCTGCCTAAAGGCCTCCAAGACCGACCTATCCGCGTGAACCAACTTGAGGCGCCGTGCCCCGTACTTCCCGCCGACCGCCCTCCAGACGTCTCCCTGTCTAAACGCGAAGTGGTAATAAATGCCGCCTCTCCTCACTTCTTTAAACACATAGAGGCCCCTATACCGATCGTGCGCCCACGGGTAGAGCCTCTCTACGCCTTCGACCACCGTGTTGGTGGCGGCGACCATGCCCCAATAGGACTCGTAGTCTAGCCTCACTTCGCTCCCCACAACCTCTACATATATGCCGGCCGCCCGCAAGCGGCGGTAGAAATTGATGGCGTCTTCGGCCTTGCCAAATCGAATTTTCGCGTAGGGCTCGGCGCCGACGCCTTTACGCTTAACGCCAAACTCCACGACGCGGTCCTCCACTTTGAAGCGCATCCCGCCTAGATATTTAATCGAGGCGGGCTCCGCAGAGGCGGGCTCGGGGCTATAGCCGACGCGCTTCAAGACGGCGTCGCGGAAGGTGCCGTAGAACTCCAAAGCCCTCCTGCTGGGCGCCAGATAGACGCCGACGGCCTCCCCCTCCCCCAGCTCCTCATCGACGAGCCTTCTAGCCAGATTCCTAATGTGGACCAAATGGGCCTCGTATATGCCCCTATATCCATTTACGTTTATGTGGCCGCGGAACTGGCGGCCTCTATACCTAATCCAGAAGTCCACATAGGGCGCGGCGGGCCTCGTCTCGAACCACCTATAGTACCAAAGGCGGAAGCAAACGTCGCCGTTGGGCTTTACGTCAAGCACCTCAACGCGAAGCGCGTAGGCCCAAGGCGCCCCCTCGGGCTTTTTCACTTCGGCGTCTATCGACAACGAGTATAGGGCCTTCCTCCAGAGCGAGTAGAAAAAGGCCTTTCCAGCCGCCGTTTTGAGGACATAGCGTCCCTCCTTCAGTTCTGCCCTCTCGTCTACCGCCTTGGCGAGCGCCGCGAGGCCGTCGCAGTGGGGAGATTCGCAGTATAGGGCATATTCGCTCCAATTTGTGGAGAGCCTATAGATTTCCCACACGACGTCGCCTCCGTTCGACTTAGATGGTCGGCGGGCTCCCCGACGGGCTTGACGTCGATGACGCCTAACGGCCGGATATGCGAACAATATGTCTCCGCCTTCCCTTCTCGCGTCTACCGCCAAGACGTACGCCTTGCCGGCCGCCTCGGCGACGTGCGGGGCCTCCAACAACGCCTTTTTGAGCTCGGCCTCGTTATACTCCACCTTCAAGCCCTGGGGCCTCCCAACAGCTCGCCTATGGGGCAGAGCGGATCGTCTCCCCACATATCGCCAGTGAGGTAGTAGGCCCTGGCCCTATCGCCGCCCTTACAGTACTGTTTGTATTTACAAGAGCCACATTTAGGCCCCCTCAAGTACTTCTCGGTCTGCACGAAGGGCTCTACCGCCTCGGGCCTCAATATCTCGCGGAGGCGCCTCTCCCTCACGTTGCCCAGCTTGTAGAAGTCCAGAAACTGACAGGGATAGACATCGCCGTTGGGATATATCGACACCATCTTCCTGCCGCATCCGCCTGCCGACTCGACGAATTTCAAATAGTCTTGGGACCCGCCGCCGAGGGTCTCCGCTATGTAGATGCCGTCGTATGGCGCCAATGTGGTCTCTATCTCCAACTTCCCCGCGTACTTCTTGGCGTATTCTATAAGCGACTCGATGAAGGCCTTATATTGGCTCGGCGTGTAGTACCAACTCTTGTCCATCTTCTGGGCGCGCCCGGCGGCAGATAGGTGGTAGAAAGTTATCCTGCGGACCCCAAGCGACGCGGCGAAGTCTACATATCTAGGCGCCTCCTCTATGTTCTTGGCGGTGACGGTGAAGCGGAGCCCTACGTCCAGCCCGGCCTCGACGGCGTTCTTTATGCCGGCCAGAGTTGCGGCGAAGGCGCCCTTGACGCCCCTAAACGCGTCGTGGAAGTCCTCGCTTATAGAGTCGAGGCTCACGCCTATGTAGTAGAAGCCGAGGTCCTTCAGCCTCTTGGCTACCTCCCTACTTATCAAAGTGCCGTTTGTGGAGAGGACTAGCTTTATGCCCTTACTCCCCGCATACTCAGCGACCTCAAATAGGTCCTTCCTTAAGAGGGGCTCGCCGCCGGAGAATATCACCATGGGGACGCCAACCTCGGCCATTTGGTCTACTACGTCCATAGCCTCCTCTGTGGTCAGCTCTCCTGGGTCTTGCGGCCCGGCGTCCACATAACAGTGGATGCACTTCAAGTTGCACCGCCTCGTT
This region includes:
- the pdxS gene encoding pyridoxal 5'-phosphate synthase lyase subunit PdxS; this encodes MSVANSFETLKRLEELFYGLAEARDRLRSAGLPHPVVGASTGTIRAKLGFISMLKRGVIMDVTNVEQAQIAEEAGAVGVMVLDKLPYDVRKSGGVARTADVKVIEEIMSAITIPVSAKVRIGHFYEALVLERLGVDLIDESEVLTPVDEKHHINKWLFKVPFVNGARELCEALRRISEGASMIRSKGEAGTGNVAEAVKHFKAIASSIRDLVAHRQDEEYLRDYARQCQVPLELVKLTAEMGRVPVVTFAAGGIATPADAALMMWLGADGVFVGSGIFKSQDPQERARAIVIATAHWDDPDTVLEAQRMVSEKSAMLGIDVKALKPEELLQTRGV
- the pdxT gene encoding pyridoxal 5'-phosphate synthase glutaminase subunit PdxT, whose product is MKIGILALQGDVEEHAQAALKAAEELGVSAQVAEVKAPRDLSALDALILTGGESTTISLLTSRAGLKEAVRDVINSGVPTLATCAGMIYLAKRIRGGTPRQTSLEVLDVEVLRNAFGRQRESFEVKLTVDGFGEVDAIFIRAPAVTSVWGSARSIASLTHKSLGEVSVAVRQNNVLATAFHPELSTTAFHKWLIVEAKR
- a CDS encoding M20/M25/M40 family metallo-hydrolase — protein: MELKELLLRALSIYSPSHSEGELARFLLGVVKERADDAWIDEAGNVVAVRGKGGPVVWLHAHMDTVVGMLEVREEDGTIRGRGAVDDKGPLVAYLEAFRSAEPSGTLVLALVTAEEDDSAGTEALLRGGPPRPDYVYVGEPTDLHVAYAYRGGGKVELKISTRGGHASSPIYGNPFEELYGSYLELKRRVGHGERFADFTVTPTIVRCGDAPNKVPVECTAVVDVRIPLGHNCAELEERIRGLPARLLTCTDPAEVDPTNPAARALVRGLLKAGVEPKLSKKYGTSDFNLLIALTKNMAAFGPGDPRLAHTEDEAIRLEDVVKAAAALKYAVEELGRRR
- a CDS encoding radical SAM protein; translated protein: MIPISVMVAGVGTTSFKIKGRYGVGSPSSFTGHLRPAITWNITRRCNLKCIHCYVDAGPQDPGELTTEEAMDVVDQMAEVGVPMVIFSGGEPLLRKDLFEVAEYAGSKGIKLVLSTNGTLISREVAKRLKDLGFYYIGVSLDSISEDFHDAFRGVKGAFAATLAGIKNAVEAGLDVGLRFTVTAKNIEEAPRYVDFAASLGVRRITFYHLSAAGRAQKMDKSWYYTPSQYKAFIESLIEYAKKYAGKLEIETTLAPYDGIYIAETLGGGSQDYLKFVESAGGCGRKMVSIYPNGDVYPCQFLDFYKLGNVRERRLREILRPEAVEPFVQTEKYLRGPKCGSCKYKQYCKGGDRARAYYLTGDMWGDDPLCPIGELLGGPRA